A stretch of Solenopsis invicta isolate M01_SB chromosome 9, UNIL_Sinv_3.0, whole genome shotgun sequence DNA encodes these proteins:
- the LOC105198892 gene encoding glutamyl-tRNA(Gln) amidotransferase subunit B, mitochondrial isoform X1, producing MLSRRQFCLILANKWIRKRDKNISWQFFSSQIQTDAKIRNRWKSTVGLEVHAQIATESKLFSSASTDFASPVNSCVSVFDCATPGTLPVLNRKCVESAVMTALALSCQLNEISLFERKHYFYADLPAGFQITQQRQPIAVNGEIKFHVFTPGVHKSPYVKCSKIKQIQLEQDSGKSLHDENTGRSLIDLNRAGIPLMEFVFEPDLVDGEEAAALVKELVFTLQLLGVCSGKMEEGALRVDANVSVSNRDCLGVRTEIKNIGSVRAVAAAIQYEIKRHISILEAGDEMFNETRAWDAVNKKTIPMREKEDKEDYRFMPETNLPPLCIHVREDLLNDNNLVDAIVLRKQLSELPEQIRQRLKDILKISPQIIIALMSDFALLQLFNGIINKNKNRDPQLVAKFLVMELLTFLYKNKLTIEFCVPHEDYIGQLIDLLQDKSINLIIAKKILNEFIADSNKLPKEIIEEHNWFLISDERQLEQLCLEIIEKNPKLVLGYKSGKKKLFNALMGEMVKVTEQRADMAVVAKIMERLLKS from the exons atgtTGTCAAGGAGACAATTTTGTCTCATTTTAGCAAATAAATGGATTCGGAAGCGAGACAAGAATATTTCGTGGCAGTTTTTCTCATCACAGATTCAAACAGATGCAAAAATACG GAATAGGTGGAAGTCCACCGTGGGATTGGAGGTCCATGCTCAGATTGCTACAGAATCAAAATTATTCTCTAGCGCGTCCACGGATTTTGCCAGCCCTGTTAACTCGTGTGTCTCAGTCTTCGATTGCGCTACACCAGGAACACTACCT GTACTGAACAGAAAATGCGTGGAGTCCGCGGTGATGACTGCCCTGGCGTTGTCCTGCCAATTAAACGAGATTTCCTTGTTTGAAAGGAAGCATTACTTCTATGCAGATCTGCCT gcAGGATTTCAAATCACCCAGCAAAGGCAACCTATTGCAGTCAATGGTGAAATTAAGTTTCATGTGTTCACTCCAGGGGTGCACAAGTCTCCATATGTGAAATGTTCTAAAATTAAGCAGATCCAATTAGAGCAAGACAGTGGCAAGAGTTTGCATGATGAAAATACAGGAAG aagTCTGATTGATCTCAATCGTGCTGGAATACCCTTAATGGAATTCGTGTTTGAGCCAGATTTGGTTGATGGCGAGGAAGCGGCCGCGCTTGTGAAAGAGCTTGTATTTACATTGCAATTATTGGGTGTCTGTAGCGGCAAAATGGAAG aaggAGCACTTCGTGTGGATGCCAATGTTTCTGTAAGCAACCGAGACTGTTTAGGCGTTCGAacggaaataaaaaatattggtaGCGTGCGTGCTGTCGCTGCGGCTATTCAATATGAAATAAAGAGACATATTTCTATTCTCGAGGCTGGTGACGAGATGTTCAATGAAACTCGTGCGTGGGATGCGGTGAACAAGAAAACTATTCCTATGCgtgaaaaagaagataaagaa GATTATCGATTTATGCCTGAAACAAACTTGCCACCTTTATGCATACATGTTAGAGAAGATTTATTGAATGACAACAATTTGGTTGATGCCATAGTACTAAGAAAACAACTATCGGAGTTACCAGAACAAATACGTCAGAGACTAAAAGACATTCTTAAGATATCTCCTCAAATTATTATAGCTTTAATG agTGATTTcgcattattacaattatttaatggaataataaataaaaataagaatcgtGATCCGCAATTGGTGGCCAAATTTCTCGTCATGGAGCTGTTGACTTTtctctataaaaataaactgacaATTGAATTTTG tgTACCACATGAAGATTATATTGGTCAATTGATTGATTTATTACAAGacaaatcaattaatttaataatagcaaAGAAGATTTTGAATGAATTCATAgctgattcaaataaattaccaAAAGAG ATCATTGAAGAGCACAACTGGTTTCTAATATCAGATGAGAGACAATTAGAACAACTGTGCTTAGAAATTATAGAGAAAAATCCAAAACTTGTATTAGGATATAAAAGtggcaagaaaaaattatttaatgcattaaTGGGAGAAATGGTAAAAGTTACAGAACAACGGGCGGATATGGCtgttgttgcaaaaattatggaACGATTATTGAAATCGTGA
- the LOC105198892 gene encoding glutamyl-tRNA(Gln) amidotransferase subunit B, mitochondrial isoform X2: MNVLQVLNRKCVESAVMTALALSCQLNEISLFERKHYFYADLPAGFQITQQRQPIAVNGEIKFHVFTPGVHKSPYVKCSKIKQIQLEQDSGKSLHDENTGRSLIDLNRAGIPLMEFVFEPDLVDGEEAAALVKELVFTLQLLGVCSGKMEEGALRVDANVSVSNRDCLGVRTEIKNIGSVRAVAAAIQYEIKRHISILEAGDEMFNETRAWDAVNKKTIPMREKEDKEDYRFMPETNLPPLCIHVREDLLNDNNLVDAIVLRKQLSELPEQIRQRLKDILKISPQIIIALMSDFALLQLFNGIINKNKNRDPQLVAKFLVMELLTFLYKNKLTIEFCVPHEDYIGQLIDLLQDKSINLIIAKKILNEFIADSNKLPKEIIEEHNWFLISDERQLEQLCLEIIEKNPKLVLGYKSGKKKLFNALMGEMVKVTEQRADMAVVAKIMERLLKS; this comes from the exons ATGAATGTATTACAGGTACTGAACAGAAAATGCGTGGAGTCCGCGGTGATGACTGCCCTGGCGTTGTCCTGCCAATTAAACGAGATTTCCTTGTTTGAAAGGAAGCATTACTTCTATGCAGATCTGCCT gcAGGATTTCAAATCACCCAGCAAAGGCAACCTATTGCAGTCAATGGTGAAATTAAGTTTCATGTGTTCACTCCAGGGGTGCACAAGTCTCCATATGTGAAATGTTCTAAAATTAAGCAGATCCAATTAGAGCAAGACAGTGGCAAGAGTTTGCATGATGAAAATACAGGAAG aagTCTGATTGATCTCAATCGTGCTGGAATACCCTTAATGGAATTCGTGTTTGAGCCAGATTTGGTTGATGGCGAGGAAGCGGCCGCGCTTGTGAAAGAGCTTGTATTTACATTGCAATTATTGGGTGTCTGTAGCGGCAAAATGGAAG aaggAGCACTTCGTGTGGATGCCAATGTTTCTGTAAGCAACCGAGACTGTTTAGGCGTTCGAacggaaataaaaaatattggtaGCGTGCGTGCTGTCGCTGCGGCTATTCAATATGAAATAAAGAGACATATTTCTATTCTCGAGGCTGGTGACGAGATGTTCAATGAAACTCGTGCGTGGGATGCGGTGAACAAGAAAACTATTCCTATGCgtgaaaaagaagataaagaa GATTATCGATTTATGCCTGAAACAAACTTGCCACCTTTATGCATACATGTTAGAGAAGATTTATTGAATGACAACAATTTGGTTGATGCCATAGTACTAAGAAAACAACTATCGGAGTTACCAGAACAAATACGTCAGAGACTAAAAGACATTCTTAAGATATCTCCTCAAATTATTATAGCTTTAATG agTGATTTcgcattattacaattatttaatggaataataaataaaaataagaatcgtGATCCGCAATTGGTGGCCAAATTTCTCGTCATGGAGCTGTTGACTTTtctctataaaaataaactgacaATTGAATTTTG tgTACCACATGAAGATTATATTGGTCAATTGATTGATTTATTACAAGacaaatcaattaatttaataatagcaaAGAAGATTTTGAATGAATTCATAgctgattcaaataaattaccaAAAGAG ATCATTGAAGAGCACAACTGGTTTCTAATATCAGATGAGAGACAATTAGAACAACTGTGCTTAGAAATTATAGAGAAAAATCCAAAACTTGTATTAGGATATAAAAGtggcaagaaaaaattatttaatgcattaaTGGGAGAAATGGTAAAAGTTACAGAACAACGGGCGGATATGGCtgttgttgcaaaaattatggaACGATTATTGAAATCGTGA